From Hyphomicrobiales bacterium:
GTGCGGTTCGCCGCGCCGCGTCCTCGAAGGAGACCGAAAATCCGTGCACGAAGACGAAGGCCTTCTTTTCGTCCCCCATCGCGTTGTCGAGATTGGAAAGGAAGGTGGCTCGGTCGCTCGTCCCGAGGCTCAGAAGCATGATGTGTTGACCCGGCTGTTCGGAGCGGAACCACCCGGGTGCCTCGAGTTCGCCGATCTTGTGGATCTTGGGGATGCTGACCTCGCACGTCCCGTAGGTGATCGGCGAGCCGCCGCGCGGCGCCCGTGCATTGGTGAAGCGCTCGTCGGGCTTGGCGAGAGCGCCGGCGTCCGCGCGATCGGTTCCGTAGTGCACCGTCACCACGTAATGGTCCTCGCGCTCGGCACCGATGGGCGCGGCCTCACCTTCCATGGCGGGGGCCTCCATGGCGACCGGCCCGCGCTCCGGCCGTTCCATCCGCTCGGCCCGGGCCGGCATCGGAGCCGGCGCGCGCTCGCGCATGGGCGCCGGGCGCGGTGCTTCGGAGTGCGCGGGGCGCGGCGGCGCAACGGGCGCCCCCGCGCCGGTCTCCGTCATGCTGGGGCGCTCTTTGGCGATCGTCGGTGCATCGCTTTCGCTTTCGCGTCCCGGTGCCTCGGCCTTCGGCCGCCCTCCCACGTTCTTCGTCATCAGGTAGAGGAGGAAGAAGAAAACGAACGTGACGACGCCCGCCTCGTAGGGCTGGCGGGTGAAGAAATCGATGATACCGTCGAGCATATCGCTCCCCTCTGAGGTTTCGTTCCTCGCGTCGACCCCCGTCACGCCCGCAAACGCCGTCAGGCGAGCGGCGACTTGAGGCTCTCGTGCAGTACGGTCGCCACGTAACGCACCGACGTCGAGCGCGAAAGGAACGGCTGTTGCGCCCAGTAGGCCCACATCCCCGGCGGGACATAAACCATGAGGCTCGAGCGCACGCGCCCGGTCTGCCTGCCGCTCACGGTGCGGGTGTTGCGCTTGACGCGCATGGCCGCCGCCTTCCTGTCGAGGGCGCGCAGCTGCGCATCGAGCTGCTCCTGTCCCGCCAGAACGGACCCTTGGAGCGTGGTGACGAACTCGTCGTAGAGCCGTTCGACCGCGCGACGCTCACTGTCGTCCACAAGCTCTTCGAGGGCGGCGCTGGCGAGGATCGCGCTCTTCGTATTCGGGTCCCGGAGCACGGCTGCGAGACTCTGCGAGGCAACGACGCTCGCGAACCCGGCAAGCTCCCTGCGCCCTGCGCCCTGGCGCGGGTCCTGCCGGTTCGACAGCGTCTCGACCGCGCGCTTCACCGACGCGTCACCGCTTCCGTAGGCCTCGAGGATTTCGTTCACCAGGAGATCGGCGATCGCCTCGCGCGGCATGTAGAGCCGGCAGACCGCCCAGGCGATCGAGCCGACAGTTGCCGGTGAAGCAACGAGCCCTTCCTCGTTGAGTGGCCGGTAGGCCTGCCAGCCTTTGACGTCCTCGGGGATCCAGTCGAGATAGACGCCGGTCTGCTGTGTAACGCTGTTGAAGTGCGCATAATCGCTGCGTCTGAGGAGCCGGGAGCGGAAGAATCCGCCGCTGTTGAGCGCGGCCCAGCCGATCTGCGGGTTCTGCCGCCTCCACTCCTGCGACTTGTCGCGATAGGCCTTCGTATTGTAGGCAGCCTGGAAGCGCTCGATGTAGCGCGCGATCTCGGAGTCGCCGAACCGGCTCTTCTTGAGGAGTGTTGCCTCCTGCGGGCCGAGATTGGCGATGACGTAGTGGGCCTCGGCGCAGTAGAAGCCGGCGTACTTCTTGTCGAACGTCTCCTTGTTGAGGGTCGCGAGCGTTGTCGCGAAATCCGCGAGTGAGGCCTGGTCGCAGGCCTCGAGCGAGTTGAATTTCTCCCGATCCTCGAATTTGTGATCCGTATGATCGGTGTGGAACGGCGCCACCATCGCGGCGAAGCAGTCCCACATGTCGGCGTTCTGCTTGTAAGCCGCGAGCGTCGCATCCGGAATAGGGTCCTGCGCGCCAGCCTGATAGTCGATGGCGAAGAGCTGGATGCCGTAGTGGGGAAATTTATCCGATGGATCGTCATAGTTTCCCCAGTCGCTCTTGACGGTGATCGTTTTTCCATCCCGCCAGCCGAGCGACAGCGCGCCGAGGTGCGAGCCTCCTGCGATGGTGTACTTGTTGGCGAGAATGTCCGGGATGCGTCCGCCCTGTGCCGTCTCGTTGAGCGGAATGTCGGCGAAGTGCACCCACTCCTTCATGAGCCGCAGGTGTTGGCGGCCCATTTCCCGCGTGATGGCGTCGATCTCTCTGTGCCCCGCCTTGCCACCGAAAAAGGCGACGCGCGTGCCTGTCCCACCCGCCAGGCTGTAGCGGTGGGCCGGCCGTCGGAGCACGGCTTCCTCGGGCAGGGCTACGAGCAGAGGGGCGAGGCTCGCGGCGAACGCGCTGCCCTGGGCCGCAGCGGCGCCACCGATGAACTGGCGGACGGGGATGAGCGCCTTCGACTCGAAGAGGTCGTCGCCGCTCGTGTATGCGGGCAGCCGGGCGCCGACCGCGGCCTTCTTGACGAGGTCGTTGTGCTGGAATGGATTGTAGCTGTGGCCCGTACCCTTGACGTTGAAGCTGCGGTTGAGCTGGCTGGATGCGATCGCGACGGCCGCCGGCCGCACGATGCCGTCGAGATTGTCCGGCAATTCGACAGCCGGTGCTGTCGGATCGAGATGGCCGAGCGCGATCTCGCCGTTCGGGTAGATCGGAACGCCGAACGACTGGACAGGCGGCAGGGTGCCAGCATCGACGGTTCCCCCACCCGAACCACTGCCGCCGGAACCACCACCGCCGCCCGTTCCACCCGGCTGGCCGAGCGTACGCTTCATGTGCGCCAGCGTCACGGCGCCCGCGATTCCGTCCACCCCGAGCCCGTGCCGCGACTGATAGGCTTTGACGGCGTCGGCTGTCGCCGTGCCATAGATGCCATCGACCGCGAGCCCGAGCCAAGTCTGGACCTCGCGGACCTGCTCGCCGCGGGAACCAACGCGCAACATCACTCGACCCTTTGCGATACGGTAGCTTGGTTGCCGCAATACGGCGCCTACGACGTTACGTTGA
This genomic window contains:
- a CDS encoding alpha/beta fold hydrolase yields the protein MLDGIIDFFTRQPYEAGVVTFVFFFLLYLMTKNVGGRPKAEAPGRESESDAPTIAKERPSMTETGAGAPVAPPRPAHSEAPRPAPMRERAPAPMPARAERMERPERGPVAMEAPAMEGEAAPIGAEREDHYVVTVHYGTDRADAGALAKPDERFTNARAPRGGSPITYGTCEVSIPKIHKIGELEAPGWFRSEQPGQHIMLLSLGTSDRATFLSNLDNAMGDEKKAFVFVHGFSVSFEDAARRTAQMAFDMKFSGAPIMFDWPTAGLTEMGVNAYTESENNSRWATEHFRAFLLDVVRETGAKTVHLIAHSMGNRIVTDALMQLYWILTDEEKEVLGEVILTAPDIDADVFIDQIAPRITAMNSRVTLYTSTKDTALATSKGVHGYPRAGDFAALAILPAKVEVIDASEVDTDMLGHSYYGNAHSVLSDMCHLITGRVPALSRTITLSTAASARGEPFWRVKKDSTLEQVWAALTGDGRTGVA